In Catharus ustulatus isolate bCatUst1 chromosome 29, bCatUst1.pri.v2, whole genome shotgun sequence, the following are encoded in one genomic region:
- the SHD gene encoding SH2 domain-containing adapter protein D produces the protein MAKWLREYLGRGARRSPPRPPQPDYSGPGSPGGPPGAAPAALRCPGASPRRRLVRVGGAGPGGGHRRLQQGPGESEYSEPFEGEQEPAPEGGCDEEATGCPRQGEPRRVRPRRGPQLYDTPSEEWDTAGDSPGGPPARQSRLPRDDERPADEYDQPWEWKKDHISRAFAVQFESPERSPSLSRQLPRSPRAPRPGCPPSPRHVDTSLPLEKQAWYHGPIGRAGAETLLALCREGSFLVRDCETSPEDYSLSLRSSQGFVHVKLTRTREQHFTLGRAGAAFPSVPAAVGHYTARALPVRGARHLSLLYPVSVQPL, from the exons ATGGCCAAGTGGCTCCGGGAGTACCTGGGCCGGGGGGCCCGGCGCtcccccccgcgccccccccaGCCCGATTACAGCGgccccggcagccccgggggCCCTCCCGGTGCCGCCCCCGCCGCTCTCCGGTGCCCCGGAGCGTCCCCGCGCCGCCGCCTGGTGCGGGtggggggcgcggggccggggggcggccACCGCCGCCTGCAGCAG GGCCCGGGTGAGAGCGAGTACTCGGAGCCCTTCGAGGGGGAGCAGGAGCCGGCGCCCGAGGGCGGCTGCGACGAGGAGGCCACAG GGTGTCCCCGGCAGGGCGAGCCCCGGCGGGTGCGGCCGCGCCGCGGTCCCCAGCTCTACGACACCCCCTCCGAGGAGTGGGACACGGCCGGGGACAGCCCGGGGGGACCCCCGGCCCGCCAGAGCCGCCTGCCCCGCGATGACGAGCGCCCGGCCGATGAGTACGACCAGCCCTGGGAGTGGAAGAAGGATCACATCTCCCGGGCGTTCGCAG TGCAGTTCGAGAGCCCCGAGCGCTCGCCCAGCCTGTCCCGGCAGCTgccgcgctccccccgcgcccccAGGCCGggctgtccccccagcccccggcACGTGGACACCTCGCTGCCCCTGGAGAAGCAGGC CTGGTACCACGGCCCCATCGGGCGCGCGGGCGCAGAGACGCTGCTGGCGCTGTGCCGCGAGGGGAGCTTCCTGGTGAGGGACTGCGAGACCAGCCCCGAGGACTACTCGCTGTCCCTGCG gagcagccagggttTCGTGCACGTCAAGCTGACGCGGACCCGGGAGCAGCACTTCACtctgggccgggccggggccgcgtTCCCGTCGGTGCCGGCGGCCGTGGGGCACTACACGGCCCGAGCCCTGCCCGTGCGCGGTGCTcgtcacctgtccctgctgtaCCCCGTGTCCGTGCAGCCCCTGTGA